A single region of the Papilio machaon chromosome 13, ilPapMach1.1, whole genome shotgun sequence genome encodes:
- the LOC106710274 gene encoding uncharacterized protein LOC106710274, with amino-acid sequence MRKVFMLNNFSENEESPRFSGDIIQNLRRAILVPPEYKTNIQQALQNVDFKFHRRCSYTNLIRECNVAEGQTLLIFWGYGTSDSGITIMSTSSSTSNLMSPGAQGNQQLRSTGQQTDITCGYSSFASPVVVGEAESQRALRERLADSLTFAAPPSPPPARRSASILGSVCALLLRKQVGTEEASVARSRQSGSICRICFGGASRERLARPCACRGTVAAVHRSCLERWLLQAATSHCELCRYHYVVTRTHKWSWWRAALAWARGGGARALLADASRGVALAAGALLGTARALRACDAALQAGARRGGLPALAANVFSSLLIGLVGALNGLLTTWMLLKVQEHQAAWRAWRDSTLHVHVALPDATPAPSRPLSTRASHVSADVSRAPTPALSPALSQASSAATPPPARSHTAPPLPLDAPM; translated from the exons GCGCAATTCTTGTCCCACctgaatataaaacaaatatacaacAGGCATTACAAAACGttgatttcaaatttcatagaaGATGCAGTTACACCAATCTTATAagg gaGTGTAATGTAGCAGAAGGACAGACGTTGCTGATTTTCTGGGGCTACGGCACCTCTGACAGCGGAATAACGATCATGTCAACTTCCAGCAGTACCTCGAACCTCATGTCA CCGGGAGCGCAGGGCAACCAGCAGTTGCGCTCCACGGGCCAGCAGACGGACATCACCTGCGGCTACTCCAGCTTCGCCTCGCCAG TGGTAGTGGGCGAGGCGGAGTCGCAGCGCGCGCTACGCGAGCGGCTGGCGGACTCGCTGACGTTCGCCGCGCCGCCCTCCCCCCCGCCTGCGCGCCGCTCCGCCTCCATCCTGGGCTCCGTATGCGCTCTGCTGCTTAGGAAACAGGTCGGCACCGAA GAGGCGAGCGTCGCGCGCAGCCGGCAGTCGGGCAGCATCTGCCGCATCTGCTTCGGCGGCGCGTCGCGCGAGCGCCTGGCGCGGCCGTGCGCGTGTCGCGGCACCGTGGCCGCCGTGCACCGCTCCTGCCTCGAGCGCTGGCTGCTGCAGGCCGCCACCTCGCACTGCGAGCTGTGCCGCTACCACTACGTCGTCACCAGGACGCACAA ATGGTCGTGGTGGCGCGCGGCGCTGGCGTGGGCGCGAGGCGGGGGCGCGCGCGCGTTGCTGGCGGACGCGAGCCGCGGCGTGGCGCTGGCGGCGGGGGCGCTGCTGGGCACGGCGCGGGCGCTGCGGGCCTGCGACGCGGCGCTGCAGGCGGGCGCACGGCGCGGCGGCCTGCCCGCGCTCGCCGCCAACGTCTTCTCCTCGCTCCTCATAGGACTCGTCG GCGCGCTGAACGGTCTGCTGACGACGTGGATGCTGCTGAAGGTGCAGGAGCACCAGGCGGCGTGGCGCGCGTGGCGCGACAGCACGCTGCACGTGCACGTGGCGCTGCCCGACGCCACGCCCGCGCCCTCGCGCCCGCTCTCCACGCGCGCCTCGCACGTCTCCGCCGACGTCTCGCGCGCGCCCACGCCCGCGCTCTCGCCCGCGCTCTCGCAGGCGTCGTCTGCGGCCACCCCGCCCCCCGCCCGCAGCCACACCGCCCCGCCGCTGCCGCTCGACGCCCCCATGTAA